From a region of the Bacillus alveayuensis genome:
- a CDS encoding AGCS family alanine or glycine:cation symporter (product_source=KO:K03310; cog=COG1115; ko=KO:K03310; pfam=PF01235; tigrfam=TIGR00835; transmembrane_helix_parts=Outside_1_9,TMhelix_10_32,Inside_33_66,TMhelix_67_89,Outside_90_93,TMhelix_94_116,Inside_117_143,TMhelix_144_166,Outside_167_178,TMhelix_179_201,Inside_202_207,TMhelix_208_230,Outside_231_239,TMhelix_240_262,Inside_263_304,TMhelix_305_327,Outside_328_361,TMhelix_362_384,Inside_385_396,TMhelix_397_419,Outside_420_428,TMhelix_429_446,Inside_447_466), whose product MMDILSKINGFLWGTPSLILLFGTGLFLTIALKGLQFRKLIFAFKLGFTNQQESSQAEGDVSNFKALMTALAATIGNGNIAGVATAVTLGGPGAIFWMWVVGLLGMATKYAEALLAMKYRVKNDHGEYSSGPMYYVERGLGKKFRFLAVAFAVFGAFAALGIGNSVQSNTIADVVKDSFAINGWITGIVLAVLTSFIVFGGIQRISTVAGFFVPIMAVLYIGGSLLILAIHYDQIIPAFAMIFHYALNPVAATGGFVGITVMEAVRSGVSRGIFSNEAGLGTAALIAGNAKADHPVKQALVAMTGTFIVTIIVCTMTGLVLVITGFWDASGGLISGAAHDPSLDGGALTSAAFASVLGKAGEYIVAFSVIFFGFSTIVGWYVYGEKCFEYLVGTKGIIGYRIVYILACGLGAVVNLSLVWAFADMANALMMIPNLVALLLLWRVVVDETNDFFEKHYRRGEMRKAS is encoded by the coding sequence ATGATGGATATTCTCAGTAAAATAAATGGATTTCTTTGGGGAACGCCTAGTTTAATTCTATTATTTGGAACAGGTTTATTTCTAACCATTGCTCTCAAAGGACTACAATTTCGAAAATTAATTTTTGCATTTAAGTTAGGATTTACAAATCAGCAGGAATCTTCTCAAGCTGAAGGAGATGTAAGCAACTTTAAAGCATTAATGACGGCACTCGCAGCAACGATAGGCAATGGCAATATTGCTGGTGTCGCTACAGCGGTCACATTAGGGGGACCTGGAGCTATTTTTTGGATGTGGGTAGTCGGTTTATTAGGAATGGCGACAAAATATGCGGAAGCTCTGCTAGCGATGAAATACCGCGTCAAAAACGATCATGGAGAATATTCTAGTGGACCGATGTACTATGTTGAACGTGGTTTAGGGAAGAAGTTCCGCTTTTTAGCTGTTGCATTTGCTGTTTTCGGTGCATTTGCTGCATTAGGAATTGGAAACAGTGTGCAATCAAATACCATTGCTGATGTGGTTAAAGACAGCTTTGCCATTAATGGATGGATAACTGGAATCGTTTTAGCGGTATTAACTAGTTTCATTGTATTTGGTGGAATTCAGCGCATTAGTACAGTAGCTGGATTTTTTGTTCCGATTATGGCGGTATTATACATAGGTGGCTCCTTACTAATTTTAGCCATTCATTATGATCAAATTATTCCAGCATTTGCAATGATTTTTCATTATGCATTGAATCCTGTTGCTGCAACAGGTGGTTTTGTCGGAATTACAGTTATGGAAGCAGTGAGAAGTGGGGTGTCAAGAGGTATTTTCTCAAACGAGGCAGGATTAGGTACGGCTGCTTTAATTGCAGGAAATGCAAAAGCTGACCATCCTGTTAAACAAGCACTTGTTGCCATGACTGGAACATTTATTGTGACGATTATTGTTTGTACGATGACCGGACTAGTACTGGTCATTACAGGGTTTTGGGATGCATCAGGAGGTCTTATTTCAGGAGCAGCTCATGACCCAAGCTTAGATGGTGGTGCTTTAACATCTGCCGCCTTTGCTTCCGTATTAGGGAAGGCTGGTGAATATATTGTCGCCTTTTCTGTCATATTCTTTGGATTTTCTACGATCGTTGGTTGGTATGTATATGGTGAAAAATGCTTTGAATATCTAGTAGGGACAAAAGGGATCATAGGTTACCGCATTGTTTATATTCTTGCTTGTGGTTTAGGCGCCGTCGTAAATTTATCTCTCGTTTGGGCGTTCGCAGATATGGCGAATGCACTTATGATGATTCCAAACTTAGTTGCGCTGCTTCTATTATGGAGAGTAGTTGTGGATGAAACGAATGACTTTTTTGAAAAACATTATCGTCGAGGAGAGATGAGAAAAGCTAGCTAA